A single Oryzias melastigma strain HK-1 unplaced genomic scaffold, ASM292280v2 sc02814, whole genome shotgun sequence DNA region contains:
- the LOC112139368 gene encoding hypoxanthine-guanine phosphoribosyltransferase-like, which yields MDDLGDHDIVVLCVLKGGYQFCADLVDRIKALSCNSDHTIPMRVHFIRLKSYLNDQSTEDLHILGAEDLSFLSGKVIFVFI from the exons ATGGACGACCTGGGCGACCACGACATCGTGGTGCTGTGCGTGCTGAAAGGAGGCTACCAGTTCTGCGCCGACCTGGTGGACAGGATCAAAGCTCTCAGCTGCAACTCCGACCACACGATTCCCATGAGAGTTCACTTCATCCGCCTCAAGAGTTACCTG AATGACCAATCGACCGAAGATCTTCACATTCTTGGAGCAGAAGATCTGTCCTTTTTATCTGGAAaggtaatttttgtttttatttaa